From Leishmania major strain Friedlin complete genome, chromosome 8:
ccctccccgccgccgcccacgtctcgctctgcctctccctccctctctctcctccccgcccccaaaacaaacacgcacgtgcaatcgcacaacaacaagaagcgcgtgcacgcgcagcagcaacaaagACATCCCTTTGCCAGGACTCGActctcccccgctctcccactcgcctccccccccccacccgcgcgccgccccctcgccAGCTCCGTTGCGCCATCTCGACCCCCTTGCCATTCCTCCCCCCTGCCCACATCTGCTTTACATCCGTTTTCTGGTGTGAACGTGTGAAGATGGCGTGCAGGATCGGCATGCTTCTCTACGTGATCTCCCAGTTCCTCGCGTTTCTCTTTGTGCTGGTGGGTACGCCGATCGACATGTTTCGCGTAAAGGGCCTCGGGAGATTTGCTAACACGCCGTGTCTGACCTTGTGGGGCGGAAAGGAAGAGTGCTACAGCACAAAGTACGACGTGTCGTATGACGAGCTGTGGGCGAACTGCAAtgaccgcctcctccagttCCGCGTTGCCGAAGCACTCGCTGTCATTTCTATCTTCGTGTACGGCTTGGCGTTTATACTCGGCTTCATTGCGCTGTTCTGCTGCCTTTGCTTCCGCTGGGTCTGCCTGACGCTCAACATCCTTGGCATCGGCACCTTGGGCGTCGTCTGGGCGCTCATGGTGGTGGTCTACTACAAGGATGACGGCCTACTTTGCCCAAGGGTGAGCAGCCGCTTCGATTTTGGTTTCGGTTTCATTCTCCTCCTGGTGGCCTGGAGTCTGAATATCATAAATATcgtgctcctgctgctcccgTGTCCGTTGGTAGACTCAGGTACTCCTAAAACCCGGCCCCAAAATCCGACGGAACAGTAGGAGGAAGAGCGCAAGAAGAAGCGGTGCTCatgcgagggagagagggcgctAGGGCTGCGGGTTCCGGTCTCTGCCTCACACcggcttctctctcgcgctgccCTCTAGTGCGGCACGCCCCATgcgctcccacacacacacacacacagaccccAACACACAGCCCGAggagccgctctcgctcccgTTGTCCTCGCGTCTCGTCTCGAGCACTTTCCTCCATCTCAACCGTTATGGCGGTGTGTGCGAATATGCTCTGACGTGTGGATGGCGGTGTGGCACGTAGGAACATGGCACGTTGTGCCGATGGTTTGCCTCTCCCGCGTTCACGTCATGTCCTGCGCGGCGCGTCTTTTCCTTCGCCGCTTGCCTGTTCCCCATCTGCACAAGGCTGTGCGTTGCgtaggtggcggcgccggcaagcCCATCcatgcccccttcccccctcctcctctgagcccctccccctccccgccctcaGTGCCTTCTCGGaatgcctccccccccccactcacGCTCGCCCGGCGCACCCTTGGCGGAGCGGAGAAGCGAGatggcggcaccgtcgccgcaggCCGGCGAATCGGCGAGGGAAAACGAGGGCaaaagagaggagaacgGCCGAAgcgggaggggaagggggacggaggcggtcgTGAGACGGGAgtgggagggtgggaggaggcgcggtgccacaggaggcggtggtggcgggtggCCTGGAATCAGAGAGGCCGATGAGGTGGATCGGGAAgcaagcagcgacagccgtgctgcagcagcagcaagtgCAGAGCGGAACGAGCCCATGCGAAACGGAAAAGATGAACAACGAACGAGAGACGTGGCTGctttcctcttcgctgcgactcgtgtccgtgtccgtgtccgtgtccgtgtgggcttgtgcctgtgtgcgcgcttcgCCCCTCCATCTCGTCGCCTCTCCTGTGCTTTATCTTCGTTGCTTCTCTCACTTTTTAATTACACCGCTGCATCCTCAAGGCTCCGATCTGAAGAGTCTCCCTACTGTACTATggagtgcagcggctggaggcGACTCAGGGGGAAGCACGGCATGCGAGCCGTGTGCAGGGTCTCAGAGGGCCCTGACCCGAAGCTGGCCGACTTCCTGCTCGAGCTCATCCGGCATTTACCTGCACCCGTCCCCTATTACccgcgccgcccgccgccgatcgcgcagcacgcatcGGAAGAAGGGACGAGGACGGGCACGAGGCGCCGGTCCGACGCACGGCCGGATGCAGCGCCAGGCGGCCCGCCCTAGATGGCGCGGCACGCTGAAAACGCGCATCCCGCTGCCCCCGACACGCAGGCAAACGACAAGCAGAACAAGAAGggagtacacacacacacacacacacacacacaaaacgacCAATGAAAAGCGCCCCGCAtccgctcgctcgctcgcctgaccgccgccgccgcccgtctTCTGTCTTCGGCTGGAAAgacggcgtgcgtgcgcttgtctCCCCTTCTCCGTTGCGTTATTATTGTATGTTTTTCTCTCTACCGTCTTCCGGCGCGCGTTTCTCGCTTCTCCGCCCATTCTCGCTTTCGCTCCTCGACTCGTCTACCCCAAcagcgtcaccaccgccaccgccaccgccaccgccctccctcccctcccctccgagaagaggggcagaggggacGCCGAgctctgtgccgctgccaatGGTCGGGCTGCGctacgtgcgcgcgcgtgcgcgttcTCGTACGCCGGTGTATGCCCGTATATGCATGTACATGCATATACAGACGCGTGTGCCTTcgggcagcgcagcctctttctgcctccacctcccctcacgtgcccttcttctctccccctgcaCGCACGTATGTGCGGGACGCCTGCGTCGCTTCTCCTCActcgctgcctcgctcgcGGGCCCCATCCTCGTCCGCGCGACTCGTccactgcacacgcgcaaacacgcaggcacgcccATACCCACATAAAGGTACGCGCTCTCGTACACTCAGCTGAGCACAATGCGGagcggcatcgccggcgtCCGTCTGTGCGCGGTACGTGTggcaggcggtgctgctgcccgtacctctggtgcggctgcgtccgCATCCCCCAAAGGCCCTTCTTTGCCCTGATGGCTCGCCCGCCCCGTCGCGCCCGGGCGCCTCACCGGCAAGATGTCGGAGACGACGCATCGGGTGAGGACCTTGCGGGCTGGCAGGAAGGGCCACGCCGGTGTGCTCCGtcgcggcgatgccgccagcgccgccgccgtggtgcagcccggCATGCACATGACGGGCACCGTTGCCAGGGTGAAGCGCGATGCGACCTGCATGCTGCCCATGGACGGTGACGAGGTGGTGCTCTCTGTGGGGGCCTGAGCGCGTTGCGGCGCGGGAGCCGCGGAGAAGGATGTTGCACCGCGCGAGGCTGCTGGGGCTGGTAAggccgctgcgctcctgcgcgcacgacccGCGCGACGTTGAGGCCATCGCGCTGATCCTGTTTAGCCGTGCCTGGCGGGCCTCTCaccgtgtgtgtttgcgtcgAAGCTCGAGCGGGACGGCATTAGCGAGAGGACGCagcgggtgaaggaggggagTCTTCGCCGTGCCCCGGCCAAGTACAAGGACACCATGAGCTGCGTGTCCGGCGTGTCTGCGGTCCGCGACGTCTTCACGACGAACCGCCGCgcccaccggcggcagcagcggggggggggggggggggcatcaGCTCAAGACAGCCATCGAGACCCCCTCCAAGGCCGCGCGGTGATCCCAGGGCGAGGGTGTGCTGGCGACGGCCGACAATGCCTTCGCCGTGAAGCGCAAGGATGAGGAGGTGGCCATGGTACCGCTGACCGCGGCAAGCGCtgggctgccgcgccgcgacGTCTGCACGAGTCCCGTGCTCGACCGCGAGCGCAGGCACCCGCCTACGCGCAGCGCACTGTGTGTGCCCCGTCAGCCCCACCGGCTTCATCGGCATCATCGgaacgagcagcagcgatttGGACGAGCTGTTTGCCGCCGTGCACCAAGgccgcggcggacggcgctgTGCAGGACACTGCGTCGCACGCTCCCGTAAAGGATGCGTGGCTGTTGCGCACGAGGCTTTtccgccccgctgctgccggctgtgGATGCgtggtgaggtgaggtgaggtgaggtgaggtggtggtggtgggcggggCAGGGAtgtgtgcgagcgcgtgagtgtggggggtggaggggggcatCCTCACATGCTCCGACTcgcatctgctgctcttcgcctTGCCGCTTTTTGTGTGGTGtcgagcggctgcggtgccgtcTCTGTGCGTCCTCGCCCCGTGCCtatccgccgcctccatctctgcTGTCTGCAACGCGCGGGAcgggcggtgacggcgcggcgccggtggtgtcGGTGAATTGTCGCAGCGGTgggcgcggtggtgctgcgtgccagggccgcgacggaggaggtgtgtgtgtgtgcgtgtgtcgctgtcTTTCCTCGCGCTGTTGTCGCGGATGCTTGTTCTGCTCTCTGGTGCTGTGAAGGGTGGCACACGGGTGACGGTGTtggcgggtggtggcggcggtgcaggatgGAGGGTGCTGGAGCcctgccgcacacgcacaccgaggcccctccgccccccccccctttgcACACACCGCGCACCACAGGCCTCACGCAGGCGCTCCTAGGGCAGCGCAAGGGAGAAAGAACGCAACAAGCAACCGCGGGCAGCAAGTTGTGCCACGGCGGCCCTTTGCGCTCTCTTCCGCCTGTCCCTCGTCCTGgctgtgcgcggcggcggcgtgtctGACACCCACCGGTCCCCTCTCCCTATGCTTCCGTGTATGCCAGTAGGTGGCCCACCCGCCCCAGCTGTGCACGACTCGCAGTCGTCTTTGCCTGTCCGCtcaccgctccctccccgccgccgcccacgtctcgctctgcctctccctccctctctctcctccccgcccccaaaacaaacacgcacgtgcaatcgcacaacaacaagaagcgcgtgcacgcgcagcagcaacaaagACATCCCTTTGCCAGGACTCGActctcccccgctctcccactcgcctccccccccccacccgcgcgccgccccctcgccAGCTCCGTTGCGCCATCTCGACCCCCTTGCCATTCCTCCCCCCTGCCCACATCTGCTTTACATCCGTTTTCTGGTGTGAACGTGCGAAGATGGCGTGCAGGATCAACTTGCTTCTCTACGTGATCTCCCAGTTCCTCGCGTTTCTCTTTGTGCTGGTGGGTACGCCGATCGACATGTTTCGCCCACACAACACAAGCCGGATCGGCAACACGCCGTGTCTGACCTTGTGGGGCGGAAAGGAAGAGTGCTACAGCACAAAGTATGACGTGAGGTCGGACGATCTGTGGGCGAACTGCACtgaccgcctcctccagttCCGCGTTGCCGAAGCACTCGCTGTCATTTCTATCTTCGTGTACGGCTTGGCGTTTATACTCGGCTTCATtgcgctgtgctgctgcttttgcCTCCGCTGGGTCTGCCTGACGC
This genomic window contains:
- a CDS encoding amastin-like protein, with protein sequence MACRIGMLLYVISQFLAFLFVLVGTPIDMFRVKGLGRFANTPCLTLWGGKEECYSTKYDVSYDELWANCNDRLLQFRVAEALAVISIFVYGLAFILGFIALFCCLCFRWVCLTLNILGIGTLGVVWALMVVVYYKDDGLLCPRVSSRFDFGFGFILLLVAWSLNIINIVLLLLPCPLVDSGTPKTRPQNPTEQ
- a CDS encoding amastin-like protein: MACRINLLLYVISQFLAFLFVLVGTPIDMFRPHNTSRIGNTPCLTLWGGKEECYSTKYDVRSDDLWANCTDRLLQFRVAEALAVISIFVYGLAFILGFIALCCCFCLRWVCLTLNILGIGTLGVVWALMVVVYYKDDGLLCPRKKPDHLFGAGFILFVSSWCLDVLGIIVLLNLC